A stretch of DNA from Thermococcus sp. Bubb.Bath:
AATGTTCCTTCCTTCGGAGATCTTCTCCAGGAACGATGAATCAACGAGTGCCTTAAGCAACCGCGACAAAACGCTATCGGAAATGCTCCTTCCTTCGGCCCTTTCTAGGTGCTCCTTTATTTCTTCCCACCTACTTTTCCCATGGGCAACGGCCTTCATAATTTCAATGTACCTTTTCTGGGCGGGGGAGCGTTTTTCAAGGAAGCTCCGGAATTCCTGGAGGAGCGAGCGCTTTAGCCTCCTCTACGACTTCATCCACAAGATCCCTCTGGAACCCTCTTTCAATCGCCTTTCTCCCAAAATACCCAGCCAGCCTACTATACCATCGAGCTTGGAAACAGCGTTCTCAATAATCCCCTCTGGGGGAGAAATCCCGACCTGCTTAAATCCCTTGATCAGAACCTCTCCGCTCTGTTCAGGTGTGAACCTATTGAGCTTGATTTCATGGAAGTATCTGCCGTAGAGGGGAGCGTTTGGATCGTTGACCCCAAGGTAATCGTGGAGCAACCCTACCTCTGAGCTTGTCACGACTATCCTCAGCTCGGAATAATCATAAAGATGGGTTATAATGCCGGCAAACTCCGAGCCCACAGGCCCCCTGAGGTACTGGACTTCATCAAAAGCCAGAACTACTCCATACTTCTTAAGCTTCCTGAACAGTGAAAGAAGGTCCGCCTTTGCCTTTCCTCACGAGAGGCTAATCCCAAACCCCATCACACTGACTCTGGAGATGTTTTTCAGATTATCTTTCAGAGCCCTCCAAACTTCCTTGTTTTTCCTGAAAAATTCATTTAAACTCCCTTCAATTCTCTTGTACACGTCCATTCTGGAATTTGGGTTGATTCCCCTGAAATCAACTAGAAGGTAGGGGATTTCAAGCTCGTTCAGCCCCATAATCATCAAGGAGGTCTTTCCCAGTCGTCTTATGCCAGTTATGACGGTTAAGGAGTTTCCGGAGGATATAGAATGCTCAAACTCCTTAAGTTCCTCCCCCCATCATAGAGGTCCTCCCTCTTTGTTTTTGGTCTCACATCGAAATACACAACTACCATCCCAGAGGTTAACTCCTGGGGCAGAAGTTATAGGGTTTTGGGTAGGCTGATGAGGGGGTAGTGACAAGCCGCTACTCTTTTAACTCCCTCTCAAAAATAAAAACGAGCGATGACGAGCTCTAGGGTATCTGAACCGTGGGGACGGCAGTGATGATAAAAAAGAGCCGAGCTCACTCTTTTCAGAATCCCCTTTGAGAATGAATGGAATGAAAAGGGAGCAGAATCAGAGGCTCTTCAGGTATTCGGTGTAGGCCTGGGCGTCCATGAGCTCCTTGAGCTCCTCTTCGAGGTTGCTCGGCTTGAGCTTGGCTATCCAGTTCTCGTAGGGGTCCTCGTTGAGAAGCTCCGGGCTGTCCTCGAGGGCCTCGTTGACCTCGACGACCTCACCGCTGACCGGGGCGTAGACTTCGCTAACGGCCTTGACGCTCTCCAGCTCGCAGAGAACGTCTCCCTTGTTGAATTCTGCCCCGACCTCTGGAAGCTCAACGTAAGCCAGATCGCCGAGCTCCTTCTGGGCGTAGTCGCTTATCCCGACGAGAACGGTTCCGTCCTCAAGGACCTGGGCCCACTCGTGGTCCTTGGTGTAGTACATGCCCTCATTAACCTTGTATTCGCCGACTTCGATCATGAACATCACCGATCATCGTATCAAATTTGACCATTTAAACCTTTCTAAGGTCACTCATGAAGTCTCTTCACTATTTCCATAGTTTAGGTCGTCTTCACACCCATCCAGAGCTCGAATTACTGGTTTGGGGCTATTCCCTTTCTCTCAAGATAATTTTCGATTTCGAGAACGTCCTCCGGGGCCAGCTGAAACACTCGCTTGGATGAGTAGGGCATCCCCTCTGTTATCTCTCGAATTGCCGATTTGTCCGCTCCTATCATGTGGGGGGATTTCTTGAGTGCCGCTGCCACGGTGCTCCTCCTGTGCTGGAAGAGGGCTTTCACGAGGTTTTCATTGAGTTCGATCCTCTCTCCCTGAGGTTTTGGCTCAAGGATCACCACCGCGGAGTCAACTTTTGGCTTGGGCCAGAAAGCTCCCCTACTTATCCTCTCAACGAGTTTTGTATGGGCTTTAGCACGAACCATGAGGGAGAGTCGGGAGTAGTTTTTCTCTCCAGGTTCGGCCACCATCCGCTCCGCAAACTCCAGCTGGTATATCAGAACGGCCTTCTCAAATTCGTGTTTCAGGAGCTTAAATGTTACGGGGGAGGATATCTGATAAGGCAGGTTTGAAAGAACCTTGTTGAAGTCGGGAAAAGGCACTTTGATTGCATCGCCGTGGATTATCTCGACATTGGGCCAGTCGTACTCCCTTTGGAGGATCTCGATTATTCTCCTGTCCTTCTCAATGGCATACACCTTCCCGGCTCTCCTACTGAGAGGATCTGTTAGAACACCCAATCCCGGCCCTATCTCAAGAACTGTGTCCCTCTCAGAAACCTCAGCTCGCTCAATGTTCCTTTCAATTATGTCTGGAACCACTAAAAAGTTTTGACCGAGGTCTTTCCTCGGGTTGAGGTGGTACTTGGAAATTAAATAGAAGAGGTGATCCCTCATTCCCTGAAGAGCCTCCTTGAGCCTACGAAGAGCCTGTACTTGTCCTTGCCCTCTATCTCCTCGACGATCCTCTTGGCTATCATCTCACAGGGATCATGAAGGCCTTTAACCCTGTTCTTGAGGTCTTCGAAGCTCTTAAAGGGCTCCTTCTTCCTTTCGTCCAGGATATCCCACATGAGTTTTTTGCCTATTCCTGGCAAGAGCTCTAGGCTGTGGAGCCTGTTGGTTATAGGGGGTGCCATGTTGAAAAACTTGACAAAGCGCTCTTCGTGATTCTTGATAATTTCCTGCACAACGTAGGGCAGTTCCGCCTTTGCCGCGGCGGTAAGTTCATCGTAGCCGATTTTACGGTTGATCATCAGGATTTTGTCCCTCTCACCCTTGCCGATGAAAACCCTTTCGTAGACCGTCAGGTCGGTTTTGGGTGTTACCTCAAGGAGGGTGAACGCAGTTTCACCTATAACCTGTCCCACGGGCTTTCCGGTTCTCCTTCCCGTCCTTATATCGGTATATCCCTCTGGAAGGTAGTCCAGCACGTAGGCGTATTCCTCGTACTCCTTATTGTGCCTCTTCTTTTGAACACTTTCTCTATATGAGTGGCGCCTGTAGTAGTCCATCTTCTCTCCCCCAGAATTAGTCATTTCCAGAGTTTTTATAGTTTGTGAGAGAAAGTTAAAAAGAAAAGGTCATTCAACGGGCCTGTACTCATCGAGGAGCTTTATTATGGCCTCAGCCTCCTCAGGAGAGGGCATGTACTCCTCTTTGGAGAATATAACGCGCATGTCCGTGTAGTCCTCCGGCATGAGGTCTATGAGTTTGACCGCTATCCTCTCAGTGAGCCAGTCGTAGAGCTCCATGAGCTTGGCCCTGAGCTCCTCGGCCTGCTCAGGTTTGAGCTTTGCAAAGCGCTCGGCGTGCTCAAGGCTAACTCTAGCCTCGTAAAACATGGGCTCTTCAGGGTTCTCCTCCATGCCCTCCTCCCGTCTCTTTGCGAGGAGCTTTCCGGCCTCAGCTATAGCGATGTAGTGCTCCTCAATCTTCTTCCGCCCGATCATACTCATCCCTTCTGGGCCCTGAGGTGAACCGGGTGGACGAAGAAGGTCTTGACCTTGCCGCCGTCGGTGAGCTGGACGATGTATGCATCTCCGCGCTTTCCGACGACGGTCCCGGTTCTTCCGTGGAACCTCGGGTCGGGCATTCCGCGGTGGTAGCTCGGCTCTATGACGATGTGAACCTTCTGCCCGACCTCGAACTCCTGGAGGAACCTGGTGAGCGGCGGAAGTCCCCTCCTCCTAGGGCTCTTGCTTAGCTTTCCGCGCGTCTTCCTCCTGAAGCTGTGCGCTTTCTTAACCATGCTAATCCCTCCAATATGGGTTTTCAATCAGGGCTTCAACCCTTTCAGCAAACACGAACACGATTAGCTTCCCGGACATTCTTTTCGCTTTTCACCGTTAGTTCCCCAACTAACCCGGTCCGGGAATCAGTGAAGCCTCTGGTGAAGCGTTTATAAATTTTTCACCTACCTTTAGAAGAGGCTGTTAGACTTCATTATCAAGCACGTTCAGAACATCTAACCTCTCACACACGGCCTTCTTGCCCAGCAGTTCCGCCACGGATGGGCTGGTTCTTCCCTCATCCCCGGATATCAGCTCCTTTATATAGAGCCCGCCATCGGTTACCAGTCGGAGCTCGAAGTGCCTCTCGTCCACCCACCTGGCCTCCGCCTCGTGAACCCTCCTGACGCGGACTTTATCTGCCCTCGAACGCTCCACGCGACGGGGAGTTCTCTGGCGAATTTCCATACCTGTGAGGCTTTCCGCCACCATCTCCGACTCTTCGGGGGTTACTCCCTCCTCAACATAAACGAGGGCCAGGTATTCCTTTTTATGGGAGGTGGAAAGCAGCATGCTGGCCTCTTCAGAAGTCATAAACCGTAGACCAAGAACCTCCACTTTACCGCTCTCATTTATCACCCTCGCAACCTCCTCGAGGTCAACCCGCCTCTTCCTGGGCCTTTTAATCTCTACCACGAATGGCCTTCCGTTTCCAAGCGTCCTGACGTCGGCGTCCTCCCTTCCAGCCCCTTTGAATACACATTTCCCTCCAAACGCCTTGGAGAACTCGCGACAGATTATCGAAGCTACGCTCTCCTTAAATCCCCGCAGAGGGGTCTGAGGAATGCCCCTGACGAGTTTTCTATATCGTCCGTAGACGTGGATGGGTGAAACCTGAAGCTCAATCTTCCAGGAGTACGGCTCGACTATGAACAGTACGTCGGGTTTTCTTGAGGGTTCCTTACCCGTGGCCTCGGCGAACGCTTTCCCAAGCTCCCGGTTGAACTCGCGGTTGAGGGGTTCGCCTGTTTTTATGCCAAGCTTCCCCCACAGCTCCTCTTCTCTCCTGAGAATGTCTTCGGGGAACCGAGAGCCTATGAGGAAAGTTTCGAACTCGATTCTCTCAACTTCTGATTTCATTACCTCAACAAGCTCAGGAATCCTATCAAAGACGTTACCGCACAGTTCACACCTCTTAGGCTCTTCAATGGGTTTCTCTCCCCTAATTGACCTCTCCATATTAATTACAAAGCGTACAGCCTTACCTCTCTCCTCGTCGGTTCCCTTTCCGAGCTTTGCGAAGAGCCTCCCAAGGCAGTGGTCGCAAAGTTTCACTGTTTTAAGCGCCTCCTCTCCCTTCCCAGTTATCATCGTTTCACCCCGTCCGTAAACTTTAAACCCCTCTCTTTTCACCTTTCAGTGATGACGAGGAGGGAACGGATAATAAGCCTTTTGGAGGAGAAGGACTACTCGCCGAGCGAGTTGGCTAGGGCACTCGATCTGCGGGGAAAGGGGGCAGTGAAAACCATTCTAGAAGACCTAAGGGTCATACAGCGCGTTGTGAAGAGGGAGGGGAAAGTTCTCCTGATAAAACCCGCCGAGTGCAGGAACTGCGGCTTCGTTTTCAAGCCGGAGATAAAAGTCCCCTCCAGGTGCCCCCACTGCAAATCGGAGTGGATAGAAGAGCCAAGGTTTAAGATAGAAAGCAAACTCTGATCACTCTTTTGCCTTTACGAGGAGTATGTCGCCGATGGAAACCACGCGCTCGTAGGGGATTCCAACCTTCTCTCCGGGGAGGGCGAGCGCTATGACCTTTCCGCGACCGGTGTCGATGTCGATCAGGATTTCATCCACGTAGCCCACGTAGTTGCCCTTCGTGTTGTAAATCTGCTTCCCATAAATCCTTGAGAGCCTCAGGACCATTTTAACCACCGGGGTTCTATAGACTTTCTCCTATTTAAGGTTTAAGGTGCGAGCGCATCACGAGCAGCAGCGCCGCCATCATGAAGGAGCCTATTGCCCCGATGACGCCTATGAAGATTGCCCCCAGGGCCATCCTGGGTTCATCGAGAAAGCCGGCCGCCCCTATTATGGCCATCCCCGTTAAGGCTCCGCCGAAGTAGGTCAGACCTGAGAGAAGCACGTCCGCTATTCCCGAAGGTTTTTCCAGGTAAAGGGGAGCGATGGAGAGTGTTATTACTGTGAAGAGCATGCCTCTTGAGAACCACACCCCTGAGAGCGTCAGCGCCAGGAGAATAGCCCCCAGTCCCCCAGCGTAGGCGATTGAAGAACATTTAAACTCCCATTTGATCCCTGCGAAGATGAGTCCCCCAATGAGGGCACCCAGGAGGTAGACCCACCATGTGCTGGATATGGAAGCGTAATCGGGCATCAGCTTCACGACTACCAATAGGGCCGCAAAGACTCCAACCCCCATTCCTGCGGGGATGTTTTTGAGATTCACTTTTCTCCCTCCTCAGTTATATAGAGCTTCAGCCTGTCGCCATCCTTCAATCCAAGGCTTTCCCTCAGGTTGGTCGGTGCTATAATCTCAGCTATCTTCGGAGGGTGGACGGTTCTGGATGGGACGACTATAGCACCGTTAACTCCTTTTATCCTGACCGAGTATGCTTTAACGTCCCCGAAGCTTCTACCTCCTTTCACGAAGCCGGGGATCAGAGTGGGTCTAACGGTGCAGAGGGCATCGAATATCGTCCTGGGAAATATGACGCGGAGGTTGAGGGTGCCCGGATACGGATCGAAGCCAAGGTACTCGTGTATCCTCTCCCGATACTGTTCTATGTAATACGCCCCCTCGCCGAGACCGGAGATGACTTCCCCCACAATAACACCATTGTAAAGGGCCTTTCCAAGTTCTGAATACAGGTTTTCGAGGTACTCCATGGCTTTTTCAGTGAGCTCAACGTACGTTCTCCTTCCCAGCACTTCCCTCTCAAGTAGCCCCTCTTCCACGAGGGAATCTATCGAACGGAGGGCAGTCTGGGGGGATACCCCAAGCTTTTCCGCCAGTTCTCTCACGGTTATAGCTTTTCTTTCACCTATCGCACCCAGTTTAGCGAGTTCGAGGAGCAAAGGAATTTTCTCCATAGCTGGCACCCTTTGAGAGTTTGTCGGCAATCCTGAGCGGAAGGGGATAGCCGTTCCTGTTTAAAGCGTTAACTATCTCGACCGCCAAGGGCAAGTCGATCAAGTGCCCAACGCTCACGTAGGCCTTTCCGACCTTTACCCACGAGCCTTCCGGGACATCCCTAAGCGGCCGTTTGGCAATCCCGATCGTTGGAATTCCAAGGACGAGGCCGAGGTGAGATGCCAAGCCGTATCCCCTCGGGTGAGCCCTTCCGTGCCCCTCAGCGAGGAGAACGTCAGGTCTGTCCCTCCCAACTACAACGAGAACAGGCCGCGTTTCCCTGAGGAAGAAGAAAGTTGAGACATACGGGAAACTCGCCTTCACCTTAACAACCCTCTTTTTCAGCAGTTTGCAGTCCGGGAAGGAGCAGAGCACGAAGGCAGCTCTGGCTATATTATCCTTGTAAGAGACATCAACGGCCCCAACCGTTCTGACCTTTGAGACCTCCAGCGGGCTCTCAACTACCCTTTCAGCAAGCTTTCTTTGAACTTTGGCTATTTTCTCAAGGAGTTCATTGGGAGCTCTCTCCATTTCCCACCGCCGCGTTCAGCTTCTCCTCAAGCCTCTTGTTCAGCTTGGCCCTCGTGAGGTCTTCGAGGGTTCTCTCAAGTATGTGTCTCGCCTGATCCTGCTTCGTCCTGACGTTCACGAGGCCTTTGGGGTACTCAAACGCCATCAGCTCACCGTAGAGCTCTTCCATGAAGCGGTAGACCTTTTCAGCTTCCTCAACTTTCCCATCGAGTAGCAGAAGAAGAAACCTTCTCCGCAGTTCTCCGATGAAATCGCCAAACCCGAGGATGTAGTCCGCCTCTGGAATTCCCAGCTCCCACGGGTCGGGGAGCTCCCGCCCCTCAATGTAAGCGAGAAGAAGGCTCGCTTCGGCGAACTCCTGGTTGGCGGTCTGGACGTAACCTGAGTAGTAGAGCATCGGGTAGTTCTCCAGCTTTTCCTTCAATCTTCTCACGAGCTCTCCGGCCTTACCAAGTCTGTCCTCGGCAGTTTGAAAATCCCCTCTGTGGGCGGCTTTGACAGCGTCCCCGCTCAGTCGCACTATCTCACGGGTAATCCTGAGCGCCTCTTCCCTCATGGAGTCGGCTTCGTCTAGATAGGCCCTGATTTTTTCCATCGTTTTCTTGAGCTTCATACCATCACCATCTCCCCTTTGGTGAAAGACCTTAAAAGAGAACCCGGTATCGTTTTATAGTGTTCGACAGAGACCCCAGGGGGATGGACATGAAGGACAGGAAGATAGACCTTTTCATGAAGAAAAACAACCTCAACATAGGGGATTTGGTTCGTGTAACCGAAAGAGACGGTTCCACGTATGAAGGAAGGGTGATGCCACCCTACGAGCTTTCTCCGGGAGAGACGCTCACGATTAAGCTTGACAACGGCTACAACATCGGCATTTTGATAGACGCTATAGAGAGCATTGAAGTCGTTGAGAAGGCTAAGGAAGCCCCGAAGATGGAGTTCAAGGAAGTCCTGCCGAGAAAGGAAGGGCTTCCGGGGGTTACCATCCTTGGAACCGGCGGAACGATAGCGAGCAGGATAGACTACAAGACCGGTGCTGTCCACGCGGCTTTTACGGCGGAGGAGCTGGCCAAGGCAGTCCCGGAGATATTTGAGATAGCGAACATAACACCCAAGCTCCTGTTCAACATAATGAGCGAGGACATGAAGCCTGAGTACTGGAAGAGAATAGCCCACGAGACTGCTAAAGCCCTCAACTCCGGTGAGGACGGTGTTGTCATCGCCCACGGAACGGATACACTCGGTTACACGGCTGCCGCACTCAGCTTTATGCTCAGGAACCTCACCAAGCCAGTAGTTCTCGTGGGTTCCCAGAGGAGCTCTGACAGGCCGAGCAGCGACGCCGCCACCAACCTTATCTGTTCAACGAGAATGGCAACGGCCGATGCCGGTGAGGTCATGGTGGTCATGCACGGAGAAACGGGCGACACCTACTGTTTGGCCCACCGCGGAACCAAGGTCAGGAAGATGCACACGAGCAGGAGGGACACCTTCAGGAGCATCAACGACATTCCAATAGCAAAGGTCTGGCCCGATGGGAAGATCGAGTACCTCAGGTACGATTACAGAAAGAGGAGTGAGGGCGAAGTCGAGGTTGACGACAGCTTCGAAGAGAGGGTCGCGATACTCAAAATCTATCCTGGTGTAACGAGTGAGCTCCTTGAGTTTTTCGTTGATAAAGGCTACAAGGGAATCGTCATCGAGGGAACCGGTCTCGGCCACACCCCGAATTACATGATTCCGGCCATTGAGAGGGCCGTTGAGAACGGAGTTGCTGTCTGCATGACGAGCCAGTGTCTCTACGGTAGGGTGAACCTCAACGTCTACTCCACCGGAAGGAGGCTCCTCAAGGCAGGCGTTATACCCTGTGAGGACATGCTTCCGGAGACGGCCTACGTCAAGCTCGGCTGGGTTCTCGGACACACTGACGACCCTGAAGAGGTAAGGAAGATGATGCTGGCCAACTACGCCGGCGAGATAACGCCCTACACGAGGTTTGACACGTTCCTGAGGTGATGATGATGACCGATAAGTTCAACTACGAGGAGCTCGGCCTTAAGGTCGGTCTTGAGATACACAGGCAGCTCGACACCAAGAAGCTGTTCTCACCCGTCCCGAGCGAGTTCAGCGAGGAAGTTGACTTCACCTTTGAAAGGAGATTGAGGCCCACGATGAGCGAGCTGGGAGAAATTGACCCAGCAGCCCTTGAGGAGTTCAAGAAGGGAAAGAAGTTCATCTACGAGGGCAACTACAAGCTTACGGACCTCGTTTACATGGACGAGGAGCCGCCGAGGGGGCCGGAGGGGGAGGCCCTTGAAGTTGCCCTCCAGATAAGCTACCTCCTCAACGCCAAGCCGGTCGATGAGGTTCACTTCATGCGCAAGATCGTCATAGATGGATCAAACGTCTCGGGCTTCCAGAGGACCGCGATAGTGGCCATGAACGGGAAAGTTGATACCCCCTGGGGAAGCGTGGGTATACCCACAGTCTGCCTTGAGGAAGACGCCTGCCGTATCGTCGAGAGGAAGGAGAAGGAGGTAATCTACCGCCTCGACCGCCTTGGAATCCCGCTGGTCGAGATAAGCACCACTCCGGACATACACCATCCGGAGCAGGCGAAGGTCGTTGCCAAGTACATAGGCGACGCTTTGAGGGCCACGAGAAAGGTAAAGCGCGGCCTGGGAACCATCAGGCAGGACCTCAACGTCTCGATCAGGGGTGGAGCGAGGGTCGAGATAAAGGGCGTCCAGGAGCTTGACATGATACCCCTCATCATAGAGCGGGAAGTCGAGAGGCAGCTGAATCTGCTCAAGATACGGGACGAGCTGAGGAAGAGGGGCATTAAGCCGGAGGGCATCAAGGAGGAGTTCTACGACGTGACCGAAGTCTTCCAGAGCACCGGCTCAAAGATAATCGCAAGGACGATAAAGAAGGGCGGCAAGGTTCTCGCGGTAAAGCTCCCCAAGTTCCGCGGTCTCATCGGAAAGGAGGTACAGCCTGGAAGAAGGCTCGGAACGGAGATGGCCGACAGGGCCAAGAAGTACGTTAAGGGCATCTTCCACATTGATGAATTACCGAATTACGGAATTACAGAATTAGAGGTTAACGCTGTTATTGAAAAACTTGGTCTTGGGGAGGAGGACGCCTTTGTCCTCGTCGCGGCAGAGGAAGAGACCGCCAAGAACGCGCTCCGTGAGGTGGTTAAGAGGGCCCAGGAAGCCATTGAAGGCGTTCCGGAGGAGACGAGAAGGGCCCTGCCCGATGGAAACACGCAATATATGCGCCCGCTTCCAGGAAAAGCCAGGATGTACCCTGAAACAGACATACCATCGATATTCCTCCCGCCGGAGGAGAAGCAGAGAATAAAGGCCAACCTACCCGAGCTCCCACAGGAGAGGGTTGAGCGATACGTTAAGGAGTACAGGATAGATAGGAGCCTCGCAGAAACTCTGGTAAACGACGAGCGCGATGAGCTCTTCGAGGAGCTAATAAAGGGTGGAGTTAAACCGTCATTAGCGGCCTCAATACTCGTTGTCGTCCTCAAGGGGCTCAAGAAGGAGGTCCCGATAGAGAAGGTCACCGACGAGCACATCAGGGAGGCCTTTGAGCTCTACCTCGAAGGGAAGATAGCGAAGGAGGCATTTGAGGAGATATTCAAGGAGCTTGCCCTCCATCCGGAGAAGAGCGCAAAGCAGGTGGCAGAGGAAAAGGGACTGACGCTCCTCAGCGAGGAAGATGTTGAGAGGATCATAGCTGAGGTTATCCACCAGAATATTGACGTCATTAAGGCCAAAGGGATGGGTGCAATGGGCATGATAATGGGCAGGGCGATGGCGAAGCTTCGCGGAAGGGCAGACGGAAAGCTCGTCAACCAGATCGTAAGGAAGAAGATTCAGGAGATAGCGGGCTGAGGTTTTTAAGCCCTTTTTCCTGATCCCTTTTGTGGAAAGAAATGAAGGCCCGGTTCACTGTCTTCTACTGCATTAGAGAGGACGGGCTAAAGGATCTCAACATAAAGGGCTACCTCAAACTTTTCGGGCCGGATGTTCAGGCTCTCACAGATGCCCTCTTTCAGATCGCCCAGACTTCGGAGGTAATAACAGTTCTAAGGGCTAATGCAGGTGATTATTCCGTTGTGTACGTTGTCCCCGGGGAGGTTAAGGGAGTCCAGTGCAAAGAGGCCTACGAGTTCCTTGTCCAGAAGGAGATGGGTCTGTCAAAGGTGGCCGAGGAGATAGCTGGAAAGAATTCAGGTGGACCAATCCTAAGCGGGGCTTTAATTCTGGCTGGAATAGCGGTTTTATTCTACACAGGCTACCACTATCACATGCTCTCGGAGATGAACAACCTGCTGCTCCTCTTCGTGGGCCTTCTTCTCAGTGTTCTCGGCGGCTTATTAAGGGGATATCAGAAGAAGAGGGTCAGGATATCGGCTCCCCGTCACTGGTCGGAGTGAGGAAAACCCTCCCGTTTAAAGTTCTTGATGTTGATCTTTATGTTTGGCCTTTCCACTAAAAACGCAACGTTTTTAAAATTCAAAGTAGTATAGCTAGCCAATGAAAGCGAGGGGCAAGTTTTCAAGGATAACCCACCGATGGATGCTGAACAAATATGTGATGTACGCCCGGATTAGATGTGAGGCTCTTTCGATGTGTGCCTCAAAGCTGGAGGCAATTTTCAAGGCCTCTGGAGTTGGGTTCGTCAGACTGCTCGAGCCCGATCCCGATACTCTTGCATCCTATGCGGACGGGCTCTACCCCGGAAGTCCGTTGAGATAGTCGAGCTTACCGATGGGATGAGCAGGATGTTCTATCTGGCTGCACCCCAGGTTCCGGTTAGGCTGGAGGGAGAACTTAAACCCGAGTTTACCCTTTTCTTCAATGTGAAGAGCAGGAAAGCCCTAGAAATTCTTCTTAGAATACTCGGAAAGAATAGAATCAGCGGAAAAAGATACAGACGCCGTTCCGGGATAAACTTTGCGATAAGCTTTCTAGGGAGCTTCTTCTTCTCGGTCCTCTTTAACTTTGGAAATTACTGGCTCCAATCCATTGTTTTCCTTGCCCTCACAGTTTTAATATACCTCATCATTGACTACCC
This window harbors:
- the gatE gene encoding Glu-tRNA(Gln) amidotransferase subunit GatE; protein product: MTDKFNYEELGLKVGLEIHRQLDTKKLFSPVPSEFSEEVDFTFERRLRPTMSELGEIDPAALEEFKKGKKFIYEGNYKLTDLVYMDEEPPRGPEGEALEVALQISYLLNAKPVDEVHFMRKIVIDGSNVSGFQRTAIVAMNGKVDTPWGSVGIPTVCLEEDACRIVERKEKEVIYRLDRLGIPLVEISTTPDIHHPEQAKVVAKYIGDALRATRKVKRGLGTIRQDLNVSIRGGARVEIKGVQELDMIPLIIEREVERQLNLLKIRDELRKRGIKPEGIKEEFYDVTEVFQSTGSKIIARTIKKGGKVLAVKLPKFRGLIGKEVQPGRRLGTEMADRAKKYVKGIFHIDELPNYGITELEVNAVIEKLGLGEEDAFVLVAAEEETAKNALREVVKRAQEAIEGVPEETRRALPDGNTQYMRPLPGKARMYPETDIPSIFLPPEEKQRIKANLPELPQERVERYVKEYRIDRSLAETLVNDERDELFEELIKGGVKPSLAASILVVVLKGLKKEVPIEKVTDEHIREAFELYLEGKIAKEAFEEIFKELALHPEKSAKQVAEEKGLTLLSEEDVERIIAEVIHQNIDVIKAKGMGAMGMIMGRAMAKLRGRADGKLVNQIVRKKIQEIAG